The Sesamum indicum cultivar Zhongzhi No. 13 linkage group LG6, S_indicum_v1.0, whole genome shotgun sequence genome has a segment encoding these proteins:
- the LOC105163499 gene encoding uncharacterized protein LOC105163499 isoform X1: protein MASTGISFLNALSPSLYSSRCCRNQAFSPDPSQFLSSMSFSKFKNQTLYSSLQIKRFKNRNVGASPVVFAAQSNFLRVIQTVWKVSKDGIEAGTNLVPDAIPRPIARISVTIAAVMVSLFLLKSFLSTAFFALAVMGLSYFTFIALNKDEGPKGDGGTTSVEDSLEEARRIMEKYK, encoded by the exons ATGGCTTCTACTGGTATAAGTTTTCTGAATGCCCTTTCTCCTTCACTGTACTCGTCAAGATGCTGCAGAAATCAGGCTTTTTCGCCGGACCCATCTCAATTTCTGTCATCTATGTCCTTTTCCAAGTTCAAGAATCAAACTTTATACTCATCCCTTCAAATTAAGAGGTTCAAGAATCGCAATGTTGGTGCTTCTCCCGTTGTTTTTGCCGCACAGTCCAATTTCTTGAGAG TTATTCAAACAGTATGGAAGGTTAGCAAGGATGGAATTGAAGCAGGAACTAACTTGGTGCCT GATGCTATACCGAGACCAATAGCAAGGATTTCTGTAACTATAGCTGCTGTGATGGTCTCACTCTTTCTACTGAAGTCGTTCCTGTCCACAGCATTCTTTGCTCTG GCAGTGATGGGACTAAGTTACTTCACATTCATAGCCTTAAATAAGGATGAAGGCCCTAAAGGGGATGGAGGAACCACTTCTGTTGAAGATAGTCTTGAAGAAGCCCGAAGAATTatggaaaaatacaaataa
- the LOC105163499 gene encoding uncharacterized protein LOC105163499 isoform X2 codes for MQVIQTVWKVSKDGIEAGTNLVPDAIPRPIARISVTIAAVMVSLFLLKSFLSTAFFALAVMGLSYFTFIALNKDEGPKGDGGTTSVEDSLEEARRIMEKYK; via the exons ATGCAAG TTATTCAAACAGTATGGAAGGTTAGCAAGGATGGAATTGAAGCAGGAACTAACTTGGTGCCT GATGCTATACCGAGACCAATAGCAAGGATTTCTGTAACTATAGCTGCTGTGATGGTCTCACTCTTTCTACTGAAGTCGTTCCTGTCCACAGCATTCTTTGCTCTG GCAGTGATGGGACTAAGTTACTTCACATTCATAGCCTTAAATAAGGATGAAGGCCCTAAAGGGGATGGAGGAACCACTTCTGTTGAAGATAGTCTTGAAGAAGCCCGAAGAATTatggaaaaatacaaataa